In Streptomyces sp. SN-593, a single genomic region encodes these proteins:
- a CDS encoding magnesium and cobalt transport protein CorA, with the protein MTYRPAVIHRKDGSRRGFGRQWRRAGRWHSLDAGGGELPEQRRCTADVVVDCAVYDEGCRAASLPPQEALDEARRRGGFAWIGLHEPDAEHLEEIARVFGLHPLAVEDAVHAHQRPKLERYGDTLFLVLKTIVFVEHEKLTATSEVVDTGEVMIFLGPDFVVVVRHGSAPGLARVRRALESRPEMLVHGPSAVLHAITDQVVDDYLDVADAVELDVDTLESDVFSPEHGDDASRIYQLKRELIEFKRAVLPMARPLERLTEGADGLIDAEMGRYFRDVADHLSHVREHLVGYGELVDGLLSANLSQLAVQQNVDMRRISAGAAILAIPTMIAGFYGMNFRHMPELGWTYGYPIMLGVTAVLSGVCYRAFRRVGWL; encoded by the coding sequence ATGACGTACAGGCCCGCGGTGATCCACCGCAAGGACGGTTCCCGGCGCGGCTTCGGGCGCCAGTGGCGGCGCGCGGGCCGGTGGCACTCCCTCGACGCCGGCGGGGGCGAACTGCCCGAGCAGCGCCGCTGCACCGCCGACGTGGTGGTGGACTGCGCGGTCTACGACGAGGGCTGCCGGGCCGCGTCGCTGCCGCCGCAGGAGGCGCTGGACGAGGCGCGCAGGCGGGGCGGCTTCGCCTGGATCGGCCTGCACGAGCCGGACGCGGAGCACCTGGAGGAGATCGCGCGGGTCTTCGGACTGCACCCGCTCGCGGTCGAGGACGCGGTCCACGCGCACCAGCGGCCGAAGCTGGAGCGGTACGGCGACACCCTCTTCCTGGTGCTGAAGACGATCGTCTTCGTGGAGCACGAGAAGCTCACCGCGACCAGCGAGGTGGTGGACACCGGCGAGGTGATGATCTTCCTCGGCCCGGACTTCGTGGTGGTGGTCAGGCACGGCAGCGCCCCCGGGCTCGCCCGGGTCCGGCGGGCCCTGGAAAGCCGCCCGGAGATGCTCGTGCACGGCCCGTCGGCGGTGCTGCACGCCATCACCGACCAGGTGGTGGACGACTACCTCGACGTCGCCGACGCGGTCGAACTCGACGTGGACACCCTGGAGTCCGACGTCTTCTCCCCCGAGCACGGCGACGACGCCAGCCGCATCTACCAGCTCAAGCGCGAGCTGATCGAGTTCAAGCGCGCCGTCCTCCCGATGGCCCGGCCGCTCGAACGCCTCACCGAGGGCGCCGACGGCCTGATCGACGCCGAGATGGGCCGCTACTTCCGCGACGTCGCCGACCACCTCTCGCACGTCCGCGAACACCTCGTCGGCTACGGCGAGTTGGTGGACGGCCTGCTGTCGGCCAACCTCAGCCAGCTCGCCGTGCAGCAGAACGTCGACATGCGCCGGATCAGCGCGGGCGCCGCGATCCTCGCCATCCCGACGATGATCGCCGGCTTCTACGGCATGAACTTCCGCCACATGCCCGAACTCGGCTGGACCTACGGCTACCCGATCATGCTCGGCGTCACCGCCGTGCTCTCGGGCGTGTGCTACCGCGCCTTCCGCCGGGTCGGCTGGCTGTAG
- a CDS encoding small ribosomal subunit Rsm22 family protein — MSLVPTVHLPDDLAAALTRRLAATVPTQASAQVDRLIENYRGATPTAAPVLRDAADAAAYAAYRMPATYAAARSALAALRARTAGWTPAVHLDLGGGTGAARWAVADAWPGDAGPAGTVLDWSAAALDLGRALAAGSATPSVRATTWTRAPLSGAPDLPPADLVTVSYVLGELTPGDRAALVDAAAGAARAGGVVLVAEPGTPDGYARVIAARDRLTAAGFTVLAPCPHSGPCPVTGTDWCHFAARVPRSALHRQVKGGTLPYEDEKFSYVAALRPAGAGADAAPAAHRVVRHPQTRKGQVLLDLCAASGDLTRTTVSKRLGPLYRAARDARWGDPWPPDGTERERPEPSE; from the coding sequence GTGTCCCTCGTTCCCACCGTGCACCTGCCCGACGACCTCGCCGCGGCGCTCACCCGCCGGCTCGCCGCCACCGTCCCGACCCAGGCGTCCGCCCAGGTGGACCGGCTGATCGAGAACTACCGCGGCGCGACCCCCACCGCCGCGCCGGTGCTGCGGGACGCCGCCGACGCGGCCGCGTACGCCGCGTACCGGATGCCCGCCACCTACGCCGCCGCGCGCTCGGCGCTCGCGGCGCTGCGCGCCCGGACCGCCGGCTGGACGCCGGCGGTCCACCTGGACCTCGGCGGCGGCACCGGCGCCGCGCGGTGGGCGGTCGCCGACGCGTGGCCCGGGGACGCCGGCCCGGCCGGCACCGTGCTCGACTGGTCGGCGGCCGCGCTCGACCTCGGCCGGGCGCTCGCCGCCGGCTCCGCGACGCCCTCGGTCCGTGCCACCACCTGGACCCGCGCCCCGCTGTCCGGCGCGCCCGACCTGCCGCCGGCCGACCTCGTCACGGTCTCCTACGTGCTCGGCGAGCTCACCCCCGGCGACCGCGCCGCCCTGGTGGACGCCGCCGCCGGCGCCGCCCGCGCCGGCGGGGTGGTGCTGGTCGCCGAACCCGGCACGCCCGATGGCTACGCCCGGGTCATCGCCGCCCGCGACCGCCTCACCGCCGCCGGGTTCACGGTGCTCGCGCCCTGCCCGCACAGCGGCCCCTGCCCGGTCACGGGCACCGACTGGTGCCACTTCGCCGCGCGTGTCCCGCGCTCCGCCCTGCACCGCCAGGTCAAGGGCGGCACCCTGCCGTACGAGGACGAGAAGTTCAGCTACGTCGCCGCGCTCCGTCCGGCGGGTGCCGGGGCCGACGCGGCGCCGGCCGCCCACCGTGTGGTCCGCCACCCCCAGACCCGCAAGGGGCAGGTCCTGCTCGACCTGTGCGCGGCGTCCGGCGACCTCACCCGCACCACGGTCAGCAAGCGCCTGGGCCCCCTCTACCGCGCCGCCCGCGACGCCCGCTGGGGCGACCCGTGGCCGCCGGACGGTACGGAGCGGGAACGGCCCGAGCCGTCGGAGTAG